The window TTTCGTCGGCATTTATGATGCGAACGTCGACTGTGCTCCATCCCAGGCGGCGCGCGGCTTCCAGTCGGTGCAACCCCGCCACCAATGTGAGGTGTCCCGATACTGCGTAGTCTTCGCCCAGGCGGACGCTGATTGGATCGATAAGCTGACATTGCCGAATAGAGGTAACAAGTGAGCACACAGTCTCTTCGTGAAGCTCGCGCAGTCGGGGCGGGACGACCACCTTCTCGATGTTCCATTTGAGCGGCCCACTGGTGTCTACGGCCTGCGTAGCCGTCTCTAGGACGGCGCTTTTCTCTGGCGTCGATTCGAGGGCGGAGGTGGACCCAAAGGGATTGGGCAGGTTCAGAGCCATGAGCGGCAATTGATTTCCCGAGCTGCCGATCCGTGCGGCTCGTATTCTGTTACGCCTTTGCCAAACCCGAATGAGTCCTGAAAGGCGACCCGGGCGCTGACCACCGGTGCCACATTGCCAAGTTTGCGATACTCGGCGAGCCATTGTGTCAGACGGTTTCCCGGCGGGGCCTGGGTGAGCAAGAACGCGAAACCCACCCGGTAGTCGCTGAGGATGGAGCGCACCTGCCGCGCGACGTGGTAGTCAATAAGGGTCGGCCTTGCCACAACGAGCGCCAGGTCGGCAGCAAGCACGGCGGCTGCCAAGCCCTTCCAATCATGGCCGGCGCCATCAATAAAGCAGATGTCGAAGGCACCTCGCGCATTGTCGACTTCGCGAGACAATGTGCGCGCGTCCGCGCTAATCACGCGCGGGATCAACTGCCTGCGCTGTTCGGCCCACTTCACGGTTGATTGTTGAATGTCGGTGTCGATCAGAAGGGTCCGCGCCGCAGGATTGGCGGTGTGGGCGGCCGCTGCGAGGTTGGCGCAGGCGGTGGATTTACCCACCCCACCTTTGACTGAAACGATCGATA is drawn from Nitrobacteraceae bacterium AZCC 2146 and contains these coding sequences:
- a CDS encoding chromosome partitioning protein (product_source=KO:K03496; cath_funfam=3.40.50.300; cog=COG1192; ko=KO:K03496; pfam=PF01656; smart=SM00382; superfamily=52540), whose protein sequence is MYCVSIVSVKGGVGKSTACANLAAAAHTANPAARTLLIDTDIQQSTVKWAEQRRQLIPRVISADARTLSREVDNARGAFDICFIDGAGHDWKGLAAAVLAADLALVVARPTLIDYHVARQVRSILSDYRVGFAFLLTQAPPGNRLTQWLAEYRKLGNVAPVVSARVAFQDSFGFGKGVTEYEPHGSAAREINCRSWL